The following coding sequences lie in one Arachis hypogaea cultivar Tifrunner chromosome 4, arahy.Tifrunner.gnm2.J5K5, whole genome shotgun sequence genomic window:
- the LOC140184304 gene encoding kinesin-like protein KIN-5C has product MQKFSWFYLWYVKNVLYYSVSTTGSALEHIKRTHEAINEKESKHISTAVSLISDASNRNEQHDMEINSARVAAEEDVAKNSKDLFEQFDGLEPCLE; this is encoded by the exons ATGCAGAAATTTAGTTGGTTTTATCTATGGTATGTGAAAAATGTTTTATACTATAGTGTAAGTACTACTGGATCAGCTTTAGAGCATATTAAGAGGACTCATGAGGCTATAAATGAGAAAGAGTCCAAACATATTTCTACAGCAGTGTCACTAATCAG TGATGCTTCTAATAGAAATGAGCAACATGACATGGAGATCAATTCTGCTCGTGTTGCAGCAGAGGAAGATGTGGCAAAGAACAGTAAGGATCTCTTTGAACAGTTTGACG GTTTGGAACCTTGCTTGGAGTAA